The Spirochaetota bacterium genome includes a region encoding these proteins:
- a CDS encoding pyridoxal-phosphate dependent enzyme — protein sequence MNGLPLYEVFPALQKLPWVELGNFPTPVQKLSSLGHDSLWIKRDDVSSGLYGGNKVRKLEFTLAEAIVTGKKKVVTMGGIGTNHGLATAVFCKHLGIGCRLLLFWQPVTEYVKRNLLLFVRYGAEVHYYKTMLKTGFMFYTKERLVHDAYFLYAGGSSPLGTVGFVNAAFELKSQIENGEVPEPDYIVCALGSAGTMAGLWLGARLAGLKSTVVGVRVTDRSLGPVPIANEKSVLSLIKKTYSLMNNVTPLPHINFTTPVILHDWCGEGYGYPTGACLDAIETMKTNEHIQLEPTYTGKTFAAVCDMIQKKEYANKTILYWHTYNSVDLSEEVKKANYRNLPQSLHWVFENSCGLQ from the coding sequence GTGAATGGGTTGCCATTATACGAAGTGTTTCCTGCCTTACAAAAACTACCTTGGGTGGAATTGGGGAATTTCCCCACACCGGTTCAAAAACTTTCATCATTAGGGCACGATAGTTTATGGATTAAGCGCGATGATGTTTCATCCGGGCTGTATGGCGGAAATAAGGTACGAAAATTGGAATTCACATTAGCGGAGGCGATAGTTACTGGAAAAAAGAAAGTTGTGACAATGGGAGGCATAGGCACAAATCATGGGCTGGCTACTGCTGTTTTTTGTAAGCACTTAGGGATTGGATGCCGGTTGCTTTTATTCTGGCAACCTGTAACAGAATATGTAAAAAGGAATCTGCTTTTATTTGTACGCTATGGTGCAGAAGTACACTATTACAAAACCATGCTAAAAACAGGCTTTATGTTTTACACTAAGGAACGGTTAGTACATGATGCATACTTTTTATACGCTGGCGGTTCTTCACCATTGGGGACAGTGGGATTTGTCAATGCTGCTTTTGAATTAAAAAGTCAGATAGAAAATGGTGAAGTGCCTGAGCCTGATTATATTGTATGTGCATTGGGTTCGGCTGGTACCATGGCGGGTTTATGGTTGGGTGCAAGGCTGGCCGGCTTAAAAAGTACCGTGGTGGGAGTCAGGGTAACTGACAGGTCGCTTGGGCCTGTGCCAATAGCCAATGAAAAAAGTGTACTGTCATTGATTAAAAAAACATATTCATTAATGAATAACGTCACACCGTTGCCACACATTAATTTCACAACACCTGTTATATTGCATGATTGGTGTGGTGAAGGCTATGGCTATCCAACCGGCGCTTGCTTAGATGCTATCGAAACAATGAAAACTAATGAACATATACAACTTGAACCAACCTATACCGGCAAAACCTTTGCAGCCGTTTGTGATATGATTCAAAAAAAAGAATATGCTAACAAAACCATACTGTACTGGCATACGTATAATTC